The proteins below come from a single Ictidomys tridecemlineatus isolate mIctTri1 chromosome 8, mIctTri1.hap1, whole genome shotgun sequence genomic window:
- the LOC144365779 gene encoding dynein axonemal heavy chain 8-like, with the protein MSSEEEGSFPVGEPGAPSSEGTAPPSGDEAPPPPTEANPEDDFDPAPSVSEVSDYRDLIPSDEEDEEDQQPRVRPRAAPRPAQSGISEALSQSSRRSSKYRRSMSGIPNLQETLKEKQARFRDARENRKSKIDPTYRYIFEILSAKLGLDLVTVEELILDCPSVTRNDHEATQSPVAAPVVLPQCLMLAQLAAGDI; encoded by the exons ATGAGCAGTGAAGAAGAAGGTAGCTTCCCCGTGGGAGAGCCGGGCGCCCCTTCTTCAGAGGGCACGGCCCCGCCCTCGGGAGATGAGGCCCCGCCCCCTCCGACGGAGGCGAATCCCGAAGATGACTTTGACCCCGCCCCCTCGGTGAGCGAGGTGAGCGACTATCGCGACCTCATTCCTTCCGACGAAGAGGATGAGGAGGACCAGCAGCCGCGGGTCCGGCCCCGGGCTGCCCCGCGACCCGCCCAGTCGGGCATTTCCGAGGCGCTCTCCCAGTCTTCCCGGCGCTCGTCCAAGTACCGGCGAAGTATGAGCGGCATTCCCAACCTGCAGGAGACGCTGAAGGAGAAGCAG gcAAGGTTTAGAGATGCCAGGGAAAACCGAAAATCAAAAATTGATCCGACCTAcagatatatatttgaaattctatCAGCAAAACTTGGCCTGGACCTAGTAACTGTTGAAGAACTGATTTTGGACTGCCCGTCG GTGACTAGAAATGACCATGAAGCCACCCAGAGCCCAGTGGCTGCCCCCGTGGTCCTGCCTCAGTGTCTTATGCTGGCACAGCTGGCAGCGGGGGATATCTAG